The Streptomyces fungicidicus nucleotide sequence GCGATCGCCCCCGTGGTCAGCCCGGTCACCCAGGCCCACGAAGGAAGACGGGCAGGCACCGGTACGCATCTCCTCAGCTACGGGCACCCGGCCGGAGGCGGCCATGGGTCCCGACGAACGCGGGTCGGATCATCCTACTGCCCGTACCCGCGCTCTCCCGGCCCGTCTCAGTCCAGTACCGGCAGCAGCTCCGGCAGATGACCGTCCGAGGCCTCGGCCGCGCGGACGCGTTCCTCCGGGACCTCCCCGTACAGGGTGGTACGGGGCCTCGCCGGGCGGCCGGCCGCCTCCGCGACCGCGATCAGGTCCTTGACCGACTTGTAGGAGCCGTACGAGGAGCCCGCCATCCGCGAGATCGTCTCCTCCATCAGGGTGCCGCCGAGGTCGTTGGCGCCGGAGCGGAGCATCTCCGCGGCGCCCTCCGCGCCCAGCTTCACCCAGCTCGTCTGGATGTGGGGGATGTGCGGGTGCAGCAGCAGGCGGGCCATCGCCGTGACCGCGCGGTTGTCGCGGACCGTCGGGCCGGGGCGGGCGATGCCGGCCAGATAGACCGGGGCGTTGGTGTGCACGAAGGGAAGGGTGACGAACTCGGTGAATCCGCCGGTCCGCCGCTGGATGTCCGCCAGCGTCCGCAGATGGCCGAGCCAGTGACGGGGCTGGTCGACATGGCCGTACATCATCGTGGACGAGGAGCGGATGCCCAGCTCGTGGGCCGTGGTGACCACCTCGGTCCAGGTCGCCGCCGGCAGCTTGCCCTTGGTGAGGATCCAGCGGACCTCGTCGTCCAGGATCTCCGCCGCCGTGCCCGGGATGGTGTCGAGGCCGGCCTCCTTCGCCGCCGTCAGCCACTCCCGGATCGACAGGCCGGTGCGGGTCGCGCCGTTCACCACCTCCATCGGGGAGAAGGCGTGCACATGCATGCCGGGGACGCGTTCCTTCACCGCCCGCGCGATGTCGAAGTACGCGGTGCCCGGCAGGTCGGGGTGGATCCCGCCCTGCATGCACACCTCCACCGCGCCGACGTCCCACGCCTGCTGGGCGCGGTCGGCGACCTGGTCGAGCGAGAGGGTGTACGCGTCGGCGTCGGTACGGCGCTGGGCGAAGGCGCAGAAGCGGCAGCCGGTGTAACAGACGTTGGTGAAGTTGATGTTGCGGGTGACGATGTACGTCACGTCGTCGCCCACCACCGACTTCCGCACGTCGTCCGCCACCCGGCACAGCGCGTCCAGCGCCGGGCCGTCCGCGTGGAACAGGGCGAGGGCCTCCGCGTCGGTCAGCTTCTCCGGGTCGTCGGCCGCCGTGCGCAGGGCGTCCCGCACATCGGTGTCGATGCGCTCGGGCGCCATCCCGGGGACGGCGGCCTCCCGCAGGGCCTCCCAGTCGCCGTACACCTCGTCGAAGTCCTCGCGGCGGTCGCCCGTACGGCCCTCGGTGTCGATGGTGCGGTGCAGATCGGTGCGGCCGGTCGCGGTGAACGCCTCGTCCGGCTCCTGCCAGGGCAGCCCCTCCGGGAGCGCGTCCGGGCGGGCGAGTCCCGTCTCCGGGTCGGCGAGCGCGGCCACGTGCGGACGCAGCCGGGGGTCCAGCCACGGCTCCCCGCGCCGGACGAACTCCGGGTAGACGCAGAGTCGTTCGCGCAGCTCGAAGCCGGCGGCCCGGGACTTCTCGGCCAGTTCGTCGATCCTCGGCCAGGGCCGCTCGGGGTTGACGTGGTCGATGGTGAGCGGGGAGACCCCGCCCCAGTCGTCGATGCCGGCCGCGATCAGCCGTCCGTACTCGGAGTCGACCAGGTTCGGCGGGGCCTGGAGACAGGCGGAGGGGCCGAGGACGAGCCGGGCGACGGCGACCGTGGCGACCAGCTCGTCCAGTTCCGCGTCCGGCATGCCGCGCATCGCGGTGTCCGGCTTGGCGCGGAAGTTCTGGATGATCAGCTCCTGGATGCCGTGGTGGGCGCGGGAGACCTTGCGCAGCGCGAACAGGGACTCCGCGCGCTCCTCGTACGTCTCGCCGATGCCGATGAGGACCCCGGAGGTGAAGGGCACCGAGGAGCGGCCGGCGTCCTCCAGCACCCGCAGCCGTACGGCCGGTTCCTTGTCCGGGGAGCCGTGGTGGGGGCCGCCGGGCTCGGACCACAGACGGGTCGCGGTGGTCTCCAGCATCATGCCCATGGAGGGCGCGACGGGCTTGAGTCGCTGGAAGTCCGTCCA carries:
- a CDS encoding bifunctional FO biosynthesis protein CofGH, which gives rise to MTTSATSGTGGPTGNSLRRALRRARDGVSLDVSEAAVLLQARGEHLEDLSASAARVRDAGLEAAGRPGVITYSKSVFVPLTRLCRDKCHYCTFVTVPGKLRRAGHGMFMSPDEVLDIARKGAAAGCKEALITLGDKPEDRWPEAREWLDAHGYDDTIAYVRAISIRILEETGLLPHLNPGVMTWTDFQRLKPVAPSMGMMLETTATRLWSEPGGPHHGSPDKEPAVRLRVLEDAGRSSVPFTSGVLIGIGETYEERAESLFALRKVSRAHHGIQELIIQNFRAKPDTAMRGMPDAELDELVATVAVARLVLGPSACLQAPPNLVDSEYGRLIAAGIDDWGGVSPLTIDHVNPERPWPRIDELAEKSRAAGFELRERLCVYPEFVRRGEPWLDPRLRPHVAALADPETGLARPDALPEGLPWQEPDEAFTATGRTDLHRTIDTEGRTGDRREDFDEVYGDWEALREAAVPGMAPERIDTDVRDALRTAADDPEKLTDAEALALFHADGPALDALCRVADDVRKSVVGDDVTYIVTRNINFTNVCYTGCRFCAFAQRRTDADAYTLSLDQVADRAQQAWDVGAVEVCMQGGIHPDLPGTAYFDIARAVKERVPGMHVHAFSPMEVVNGATRTGLSIREWLTAAKEAGLDTIPGTAAEILDDEVRWILTKGKLPAATWTEVVTTAHELGIRSSSTMMYGHVDQPRHWLGHLRTLADIQRRTGGFTEFVTLPFVHTNAPVYLAGIARPGPTVRDNRAVTAMARLLLHPHIPHIQTSWVKLGAEGAAEMLRSGANDLGGTLMEETISRMAGSSYGSYKSVKDLIAVAEAAGRPARPRTTLYGEVPEERVRAAEASDGHLPELLPVLD